The Crocinitomicaceae bacterium genome includes a region encoding these proteins:
- a CDS encoding T9SS type A sorting domain-containing protein, giving the protein MKKTLLLTFASLLGLTSMAAVGGPDAFGYTYIDSNEPGGPVYNWIEIAVPAGGSGTFATGLVCDDCHIASIPLGFTFPFYGNNFTDISIASNGTVYFEDVYLGYSNSCIPGTPGYTMTQYNFIAHMWGDIDPSSQGGVYYQAFTNYFVIEFYDAVPCCGPGDGDSWQVILYDNGDIVMQYEELSNMGTDFFTIGIQNDPTLGLEYVCDQTGNMPTNSLAVKFSASGCAPVTVTANATETTPCEGEMITLTGTGADTYVWDNGVTDGVAFAATAGSTTYTVTGTVTSTGCTYDATVVIDAFTLPVVTYSETATTLCNYFAPVTLTEGTPAGGTFSGTGVSGGTFDPNQTAGNYDVVYAYTDGNGCSSSDTVTFTVSACLGLNDNNSQNIEVFPNPTTGLITLNGLTTGDLIIIYNVDGKLLLSKEAINSSMSFDLSSFSNGTYILFVNENAFKIQKN; this is encoded by the coding sequence ATGAAAAAGACTTTACTTCTAACTTTCGCTTCATTGCTTGGGTTAACATCTATGGCTGCTGTTGGCGGACCAGATGCATTTGGATATACCTATATTGACTCTAACGAACCAGGCGGCCCTGTTTATAACTGGATTGAAATTGCAGTGCCTGCAGGAGGTAGCGGTACTTTTGCAACAGGATTAGTTTGTGATGACTGTCATATTGCAAGTATCCCATTGGGATTTACTTTCCCTTTTTATGGAAATAACTTCACCGATATTTCTATTGCTTCAAACGGAACCGTTTATTTTGAAGACGTATATTTAGGATATAGCAACTCATGTATACCGGGTACTCCTGGTTACACCATGACGCAATATAATTTTATTGCGCACATGTGGGGTGATATTGATCCAAGTTCACAAGGCGGAGTATATTATCAGGCTTTCACAAATTATTTTGTAATAGAATTTTATGACGCTGTACCATGCTGCGGACCTGGTGATGGAGATTCATGGCAAGTAATTCTCTATGACAATGGTGACATTGTTATGCAATATGAAGAGTTATCAAATATGGGTACGGATTTCTTCACAATCGGAATTCAAAATGATCCAACTCTTGGACTTGAATACGTATGTGACCAAACCGGAAATATGCCAACAAATTCTCTGGCAGTAAAATTTAGTGCATCTGGGTGTGCGCCGGTTACCGTTACAGCTAATGCAACTGAAACCACTCCTTGCGAAGGAGAAATGATAACACTTACCGGCACAGGTGCTGACACATACGTTTGGGACAACGGTGTTACTGATGGGGTAGCTTTTGCCGCAACAGCAGGATCTACTACTTATACCGTAACAGGAACCGTAACATCTACCGGCTGTACCTATGATGCAACGGTAGTAATTGACGCGTTTACATTACCTGTTGTTACTTATAGCGAGACAGCCACAACGCTGTGTAATTATTTTGCTCCGGTTACTTTAACAGAAGGAACACCTGCAGGAGGAACTTTTAGTGGAACCGGTGTTTCTGGCGGAACATTTGACCCAAATCAAACTGCCGGAAATTATGATGTTGTCTACGCTTATACTGATGGGAATGGATGTAGCTCAAGTGATACTGTGACCTTTACCGTATCGGCATGTCTGGGTCTGAATGACAACAATTCACAAAATATTGAAGTGTTTCCAAATCCAACAACTGGCCTGATTACATTAAACGGATTGACTACTGGTGATCTAATTATCATTTATAACGTTGATGGAAAATTGCTCCTTTCAAAAGAGGCAATCAACAGCTCTATGAGTTTTGATTTGTCATCATTTTCAAACGGAACATACATTCTATTTGTAAATGAAAATGCTTTCAAAATCCAAAAAAATTAA
- a CDS encoding ATP-binding protein — MKEDFNPFPITGYRGPEYFCNRKKETSLIQSHIKNHKNTTVFAIRRLGKTGLIHHVFNSYQRSRQVICIYLDILGTRNLKEFTNQLGTAIYTRFPENKSIGKKLMDIIKLLRPIISFDSLSGNPELSFDLGEAKQYEKTISQLFKFLDNQNIQIVFAIDEFQQILEYPEKNTEALLRTAIQPLKNTRFIFCGSNQKMMHELFDNAKRPFFASCSPIHLDYISIDDYSRFIDKMFSLKKRKINSEAISFILDWTCNHTFYVQFLCNYIYARHDKKISLETAQSAAIEILSQHEGIYYQYRNLLTDAQWNLLIAVAREQKLYNAHAKQFIHKYKLGTSSMITRGIQSLLEKELIYYNTSVERPYYAVYDKFLMRWLQNK, encoded by the coding sequence ATGAAAGAAGACTTCAATCCATTCCCGATAACGGGGTACAGAGGGCCTGAATATTTTTGCAACAGGAAAAAAGAGACTTCGTTGATTCAAAGTCATATTAAAAACCATAAAAACACCACGGTGTTTGCCATTCGTCGTTTAGGCAAAACGGGATTGATTCATCACGTATTCAACAGTTACCAACGCAGCCGTCAGGTTATCTGTATTTACCTAGACATACTTGGCACCCGCAATCTCAAAGAGTTTACTAATCAATTAGGCACGGCCATTTATACACGTTTTCCGGAAAATAAAAGCATTGGGAAAAAATTAATGGACATTATTAAATTATTGAGACCCATCATCAGTTTTGATTCGTTATCAGGTAATCCGGAGCTCAGTTTTGATTTAGGTGAGGCTAAACAATATGAAAAAACAATAAGTCAGTTGTTCAAATTTTTGGATAACCAAAACATTCAAATTGTATTTGCCATTGATGAATTTCAGCAAATATTAGAATATCCTGAAAAAAACACAGAAGCATTACTAAGAACAGCCATTCAACCATTGAAAAACACACGATTTATTTTTTGTGGCAGTAATCAAAAGATGATGCATGAGCTTTTTGACAATGCAAAACGACCATTTTTTGCAAGTTGCAGTCCTATACATCTTGACTATATCAGCATAGATGACTATAGTCGGTTTATTGATAAGATGTTTTCTCTGAAAAAAAGGAAAATAAATTCTGAAGCTATCTCATTCATTCTTGATTGGACATGTAATCACACTTTTTACGTTCAGTTTTTGTGTAACTATATTTACGCTAGGCATGACAAAAAAATAAGTTTGGAAACAGCACAAAGTGCAGCCATTGAAATTCTTAGTCAACATGAGGGAATTTATTATCAATACCGTAATTTACTTACAGATGCACAATGGAATTTGTTAATTGCCGTAGCGCGAGAACAAAAATTATATAATGCTCACGCTAAACAATTTATCCATAAATACAAGCTTGGTACGTCATCTATGATAACGCGGGGGATCCAATCATTACTAGAAAAAGAACTAATCTATTATAACACCTCAGTTGAACGTCCTTATTACGCAGTATATGATAAATTTTTGATGCGCTGGTTGCAGAATAAATAA